The following proteins come from a genomic window of Diorhabda carinulata isolate Delta chromosome X, icDioCari1.1, whole genome shotgun sequence:
- the LOC130900891 gene encoding protein unc-13 homolog 4B isoform X5: MLLTRSCVSESNLNYFGNGDIKMTSPRTKKSFTRNQFRGLKKEELQRRTNMYLANMTIDELYREILYEILHNVGCDVNCEIGQTSLFFYAQDAFKISNDKHRLLMEEAEKKEAPSLLINVEVIEAKDLRPKDSNGFSDPFVTLYLASNTTHRYNTSVKPMTLNPIWEEHFALPISENASEDTLCLEVWDFDPAESVKEKLGKVFDVKGLKGMRKLVKEIAVTATSGQHENELIGKAQVPLSAIPASGMTMWYSLDKKNKLARQGVLKVRLSFSSEKNNQVAEQEYRHLLRIILLHELETSKVAPHWWCGSFTPQGNQLLTQHIAQSRITPTEAYVCQYCVFAGVHHNHALSFALFANLLDKLVKPIQTGGVSEEDVKLFWDATKKLLPSSFAIIRKIRKKNVNEKTKMKQVTEVLKILRHVISLEPPPSLDLFPVISYPWISYRGDEPNNDIASTLNDAVTQGANDWLNHILDNNKLPDVSDVTKMQNMIQIINLIRSDLQKSIEFYDKLFQETVNFQYAKAIYVFYQAKLSSICEPEVREICKSMKQLNYPGYNTQSTINDAVDPLLEGTSLFELYLAIQRFATLGVGLCPADCDSFHIKNFHNWFHDGVARWLDVAVFKALQRIEKAVELDQLVHVDHNVQYSSSAVDTLTIFYQVKVFWEQLNWPDVESCYSFIAKIIDDICRCSVFYADKMAARVEGLGDTTDVYEKKFEVTNEWCLAINNIDYVRETLEPFTRDLGMTEVIRKIGEIKSPVDAQRCERTLDNVIANAVDTVKNKIIELLEIVVKKMAPSMKRLLIEGAELCEQDCNSIDRLMMYVDNNLSTLNRELNEENFNRTLELVWDMLAETLDEIIQTNIDKRRPPSFFANLHKTLNLMLGSFKNPDDCTNCDALKRTEDVLRVYGLETSDLIHEVHKNLHKKFQSAAADSPLGQLTVIAKFSDTTLSVKVLNGRNLLAMDSNGSCDSFVRIHLLPEHKFVGIDKPKTKTHNRNQFPLYDEEFTFDLSCDQRQIHDGLILFSVKDKDLLGYNNQYIGEAFLSFSDLKDTTEYISGLPQVQLQLNRPTEQILSSLEIRALEHRQGDKQAKDFLKKIRQRMGS; encoded by the exons atgttgttgaCGAGATCGTGCGTTTCGGAAtcgaatttaaattatttcggTAACGGTGATATCAAAATGACTTCACCACGTACGAAAAAATCGTTTACCAGGAATCAATTCAGGgggttaaaaaaagaagaattacaGAGACGTACTAATATGTATTTAGCAAATATGACA atagacGAGCTCTATCGCGAGATCTTATACGAAATCCTTCATAATGTCGGTTGTGACGTCAACTGCGAAATCggccaaacttcgttatttttttaCGCCCAAGACGCTTTCAAAATTTCCAACGACAAACACAGATTACTCATGGAAGAAGCCGAAAAAAAAGAAGCGCCATCTCTCTTGATTAACGTTGAG gTTATCGAAGCAAAAGATCTACGACCGAAAGATTCGAATGGATTCAGCGATCCGTTCGTCACGTTATATTTAGCATCGAATACAACTCACAGATACAATACGTCTGTCAAACCGATGACGTTAAATCCTATTTGGGAAGAACATTTCGCTTT ACCGATAAGTGAAAATGCCTCTGAAGACACATTATGCTTAGAAGTTTGGGATTTCGATCCGGCTGAATCGGTAAAAGAAAAACTCGGGAAAGTGTTTGACGTGAAGGGTCTTAAGGGGATGAGGAAGTTGGTTAAAGAAATCGCTGTGACAGCCACGTCTGGACAACACGAAAACGAATTAATTGGAAAAGCGCAAGTCCCGTTAAGC GCGATTCCAGCTTCGGGTATGACAATGTGGTACAGTTTggacaaaaaaaacaaattagcgCGCCAAGGTGTACTGAAAGTTAGGTTATCGTTCAGTTcggaaaaaaataatcaagtagCCGAACAAGAATACAGACACCTGTTGAGGATAATTCTATTACACGAGTTAGAAACGTCCAAG GTAGCGCCCCATTGGTGGTGCGGTTCGTTCACTCCCCAAGGTAATCAGTTACTCACCCAACACATCGCGCAATCTCGCATCACCCCCACCGAAGCGTACGTTTGTCAGTATTGCGTTTTCGCGGGTGTTCATCACAATCACGCTTTGAGTTTCGCGCTATTCGCTAATCTTCTGGATAAACTCGTCAAACCTATACAAACCGGTGGGGTTTCCGAAGAGGACGTCAAGTTATTTTGGGACGCCACGAAAAAACTGCTTCCCTCTAGCTTCGCCATTATCAGGAAGATCCGGAAGAAAAACGTCAACGAAAAAACGAAAATGAAACAAGTCACCGAG GTATTGAAAATACTCCGACATGTTATTTCGTTGGAACCTCCTCCATCTCTAGATCTATTTCCGGTCATTAGTTACCCTTGGATAAGTTATCGAGGTGACGAGCCGAATAACGACATCGCGTCGACTTTGAACGATGCCGTCACGCAGGGCGCTAACGATTGGTTGAATCACATTTTAGACAATAACAAACTACCCGATGTATCGGATGTGACAAAGATGCAAAATATGATACAAATCATCAATTTGATCAGGAGCGATCTTCAAAAATCGATCGAGTTCTATGATAAACTGTTTCAAga GACTGTTAATTTTCAATACGCCAAAGCGATTTACGTATTTTACCAAGCGAAATTATCCTCAATATGTGAACCGGAAGTACGAGAAATCTGTAAAAGTATGAAACAACTCAACTACCCCGGGTATAATACCCAATCTACCATAAACGACGCTGTAGATCCTTTATTAGAAGGCACTTCGTTGTTCGAATTGTACTTGGCTATTCAACGATTCGCTACACTCG GTGTCGGTTTATGTCCGGCCGATTGtgatagttttcatataaaaaatttccacaaTTGGTTCCACGACGGGGTGGCTCGGTGGTTGGACGTCGCCGTTTTTAAAGCTTTACAGCGGATTGAAAAAGCCGTGGAATTGGATCAGTTGGTGCACGTTGATCATAACGTTCAATACAGTTCTTCCGCCGTTGATACCTTGACGATATTCTACCAg GTGAAAGTTTTCTGGGAACAGTTGAATTGGCCGGACGTAGAAAGTTGTTATAGTTTCATAGCGAAAATTATCGAC GATATATGTAGATGTTCGGTTTTTTACGCTGACAAAATGGCGGCTAGGGTAGAGGGTCTCGGCGATACTACAGAcgtttacgaaaaaaaattcgaaGTAACCAACGAATGGTGTTTGGCCATCAACAACATCGATTACGTCAGAGAAACGCTCGAACCTTTTACCAGAGATCTTGGAATGACAGAAGTGATAAGGAAAATCGGCGAAATTAAAAGTCCGGTCGACGCCCAAAGGTGCGAACGCACTTTGGATAACGTCATTGCCAACGCCGTCGATACCgtcaaaaacaaaatcatcGAATTATTGGAAATCGTCGtcaaaaag ATGGCGCCGTCTATGAAACGTTTACTGATAGAGGGCGCGGAATTGTGCGAGCAGGACTGTAACAGTATCGATCGTTTGATGATGTACGTTGATAATAATTTGAGTACTTTGAATAGAGAATTGAACGAGGAGAATTTCAATAGGACTTTGGAGTTGGTTTGGGACATGTTGGCCGAAACATTGGACGAGATAATACAGACTAACATAGAC aaacGTCGACCCCCTTCGTTTTTCGCGAATCTTCATAAAACTTTGAATCTAATGTTGGGATCGTTCAAAAATCCCGACGATTGCACCAATTGCGACGCACTGAAAAGAACTGAGGATGTTTTACGAGTTTACGGGTTAGAAACGTCGGATTTGATACACGAG GTTCACAAAAACCTGCATAAAAAATTTCAGTCCGCCGCCGCCGATTCGCCTTTAGGGCAACTCACCGTAATAGCCAAATTTTCCGATACAACCCTATCCGTAAAAGTACTAAACGGCCGAAATCTTCTCGCAATGGACTCGAACGGTTCCTGCGATTCGTTCGTAAGGATCCATCTGCTACCCGAACACAAATTCGTCGGAATCGACAAACCGAAGACAAAAACCCACAACCGGAATCAGTTTCCTCTATACGACGAAGAATTCACTTT TGACCTGAGCTGCGACCAAAGGCAGATACACGACGGTCTGATTTTGTTCAGCGTCAAAGACAAGGATCTGTTGGGATACAATAACCAGTACATCGGGGAGGCTTTTTTGTCCTTTAGTGACCTAAAAGATACTACCGAGTATATTTCCGGTTTGCCGCAAGTACAGTTGCAGCTTAATAGACCGACTGAACAAA
- the LOC130900891 gene encoding protein unc-13 homolog 4B isoform X6, protein MEEAEKKEAPSLLINVEVIEAKDLRPKDSNGFSDPFVTLYLASNTTHRYNTSVKPMTLNPIWEEHFALPISENASEDTLCLEVWDFDPAESVKEKLGKVFDVKGLKGMRKLVKEIAVTATSGQHENELIGKAQVPLSAIPASGMTMWYSLDKKNKLARQGVLKVRLSFSSEKNNQVAEQEYRHLLRIILLHELETSKVAPHWWCGSFTPQGNQLLTQHIAQSRITPTEAYVCQYCVFAGVHHNHALSFALFANLLDKLVKPIQTGGVSEEDVKLFWDATKKLLPSSFAIIRKIRKKNVNEKTKMKQVTEVLKILRHVISLEPPPSLDLFPVISYPWISYRGDEPNNDIASTLNDAVTQGANDWLNHILDNNKLPDVSDVTKMQNMIQIINLIRSDLQKSIEFYDKLFQETVNFQYAKAIYVFYQAKLSSICEPEVREICKSMKQLNYPGYNTQSTINDAVDPLLEGTSLFELYLAIQRFATLGVGLCPADCDSFHIKNFHNWFHDGVARWLDVAVFKALQRIEKAVELDQLVHVDHNVQYSSSAVDTLTIFYQVKVFWEQLNWPDVESCYSFIAKIIDDICRCSVFYADKMAARVEGLGDTTDVYEKKFEVTNEWCLAINNIDYVRETLEPFTRDLGMTEVIRKIGEIKSPVDAQRCERTLDNVIANAVDTVKNKIIELLEIVVKKMAPSMKRLLIEGAELCEQDCNSIDRLMMYVDNNLSTLNRELNEENFNRTLELVWDMLAETLDEIIQTNIDKRRPPSFFANLHKTLNLMLGSFKNPDDCTNCDALKRTEDVLRVYGLETSDLIHEVHKNLHKKFQSAAADSPLGQLTVIAKFSDTTLSVKVLNGRNLLAMDSNGSCDSFVRIHLLPEHKFVGIDKPKTKTHNRNQFPLYDEEFTFDLSCDQRQIHDGLILFSVKDKDLLGYNNQYIGEAFLSFSDLKDTTEYISGLPQVQLQLNRPTEQILSSLEIRALEHRQGDKQAKDFLKKIRQRMGS, encoded by the exons ATGGAAGAAGCCGAAAAAAAAGAAGCGCCATCTCTCTTGATTAACGTTGAG gTTATCGAAGCAAAAGATCTACGACCGAAAGATTCGAATGGATTCAGCGATCCGTTCGTCACGTTATATTTAGCATCGAATACAACTCACAGATACAATACGTCTGTCAAACCGATGACGTTAAATCCTATTTGGGAAGAACATTTCGCTTT ACCGATAAGTGAAAATGCCTCTGAAGACACATTATGCTTAGAAGTTTGGGATTTCGATCCGGCTGAATCGGTAAAAGAAAAACTCGGGAAAGTGTTTGACGTGAAGGGTCTTAAGGGGATGAGGAAGTTGGTTAAAGAAATCGCTGTGACAGCCACGTCTGGACAACACGAAAACGAATTAATTGGAAAAGCGCAAGTCCCGTTAAGC GCGATTCCAGCTTCGGGTATGACAATGTGGTACAGTTTggacaaaaaaaacaaattagcgCGCCAAGGTGTACTGAAAGTTAGGTTATCGTTCAGTTcggaaaaaaataatcaagtagCCGAACAAGAATACAGACACCTGTTGAGGATAATTCTATTACACGAGTTAGAAACGTCCAAG GTAGCGCCCCATTGGTGGTGCGGTTCGTTCACTCCCCAAGGTAATCAGTTACTCACCCAACACATCGCGCAATCTCGCATCACCCCCACCGAAGCGTACGTTTGTCAGTATTGCGTTTTCGCGGGTGTTCATCACAATCACGCTTTGAGTTTCGCGCTATTCGCTAATCTTCTGGATAAACTCGTCAAACCTATACAAACCGGTGGGGTTTCCGAAGAGGACGTCAAGTTATTTTGGGACGCCACGAAAAAACTGCTTCCCTCTAGCTTCGCCATTATCAGGAAGATCCGGAAGAAAAACGTCAACGAAAAAACGAAAATGAAACAAGTCACCGAG GTATTGAAAATACTCCGACATGTTATTTCGTTGGAACCTCCTCCATCTCTAGATCTATTTCCGGTCATTAGTTACCCTTGGATAAGTTATCGAGGTGACGAGCCGAATAACGACATCGCGTCGACTTTGAACGATGCCGTCACGCAGGGCGCTAACGATTGGTTGAATCACATTTTAGACAATAACAAACTACCCGATGTATCGGATGTGACAAAGATGCAAAATATGATACAAATCATCAATTTGATCAGGAGCGATCTTCAAAAATCGATCGAGTTCTATGATAAACTGTTTCAAga GACTGTTAATTTTCAATACGCCAAAGCGATTTACGTATTTTACCAAGCGAAATTATCCTCAATATGTGAACCGGAAGTACGAGAAATCTGTAAAAGTATGAAACAACTCAACTACCCCGGGTATAATACCCAATCTACCATAAACGACGCTGTAGATCCTTTATTAGAAGGCACTTCGTTGTTCGAATTGTACTTGGCTATTCAACGATTCGCTACACTCG GTGTCGGTTTATGTCCGGCCGATTGtgatagttttcatataaaaaatttccacaaTTGGTTCCACGACGGGGTGGCTCGGTGGTTGGACGTCGCCGTTTTTAAAGCTTTACAGCGGATTGAAAAAGCCGTGGAATTGGATCAGTTGGTGCACGTTGATCATAACGTTCAATACAGTTCTTCCGCCGTTGATACCTTGACGATATTCTACCAg GTGAAAGTTTTCTGGGAACAGTTGAATTGGCCGGACGTAGAAAGTTGTTATAGTTTCATAGCGAAAATTATCGAC GATATATGTAGATGTTCGGTTTTTTACGCTGACAAAATGGCGGCTAGGGTAGAGGGTCTCGGCGATACTACAGAcgtttacgaaaaaaaattcgaaGTAACCAACGAATGGTGTTTGGCCATCAACAACATCGATTACGTCAGAGAAACGCTCGAACCTTTTACCAGAGATCTTGGAATGACAGAAGTGATAAGGAAAATCGGCGAAATTAAAAGTCCGGTCGACGCCCAAAGGTGCGAACGCACTTTGGATAACGTCATTGCCAACGCCGTCGATACCgtcaaaaacaaaatcatcGAATTATTGGAAATCGTCGtcaaaaag ATGGCGCCGTCTATGAAACGTTTACTGATAGAGGGCGCGGAATTGTGCGAGCAGGACTGTAACAGTATCGATCGTTTGATGATGTACGTTGATAATAATTTGAGTACTTTGAATAGAGAATTGAACGAGGAGAATTTCAATAGGACTTTGGAGTTGGTTTGGGACATGTTGGCCGAAACATTGGACGAGATAATACAGACTAACATAGAC aaacGTCGACCCCCTTCGTTTTTCGCGAATCTTCATAAAACTTTGAATCTAATGTTGGGATCGTTCAAAAATCCCGACGATTGCACCAATTGCGACGCACTGAAAAGAACTGAGGATGTTTTACGAGTTTACGGGTTAGAAACGTCGGATTTGATACACGAG GTTCACAAAAACCTGCATAAAAAATTTCAGTCCGCCGCCGCCGATTCGCCTTTAGGGCAACTCACCGTAATAGCCAAATTTTCCGATACAACCCTATCCGTAAAAGTACTAAACGGCCGAAATCTTCTCGCAATGGACTCGAACGGTTCCTGCGATTCGTTCGTAAGGATCCATCTGCTACCCGAACACAAATTCGTCGGAATCGACAAACCGAAGACAAAAACCCACAACCGGAATCAGTTTCCTCTATACGACGAAGAATTCACTTT TGACCTGAGCTGCGACCAAAGGCAGATACACGACGGTCTGATTTTGTTCAGCGTCAAAGACAAGGATCTGTTGGGATACAATAACCAGTACATCGGGGAGGCTTTTTTGTCCTTTAGTGACCTAAAAGATACTACCGAGTATATTTCCGGTTTGCCGCAAGTACAGTTGCAGCTTAATAGACCGACTGAACAAA